In Nitrosomonas ureae, the sequence TGCAACCTGCAGCGAATCCTACATTATTATGCAGACGGACAATGTGTAATAGTTTCTCGGATGAAAGCTTATTTTCCAATTCTGTCAAACTCGTATCAGAAGATGCATTATCAACCACAACAACTTGCCGAACCTGTTGCAATACTGCGTGAACACAACTTGCCAGAAGCGGACCGCTATTATAGTTGACGATGACTGCTGTTACCGGTTTGTTGCAGGTGAAATTCAATTAACTTTAGCTCCAGTTGCCCTAAGTTTTATAATTAAAAAGCGCCCTGAGATTCCTGACCGGGCAATTGACTTGAAAACATTTCTCAATATACGAATATGCGGAGACTACATATCATTTTACCGCCTTCAGCTTGCCACCGGCGGTAATATTGTTCTTATTTCATGAGTAAGATGAATAAATCGAGAACTCTATATTCCTGCATCAAAACGCCTGTACTCGTAACACTTCATGCACCCCAGCGCATATTCTTCCTTGGTACTCACCTTTATATGGAAGCAATACCCAGCCGCCCAGACTCGATAATTCCGTTTCCTGGAATCCTAAGATACGCTGCGGTGGATTAGCACGTCCCTTAGAGAAACGAAGATCGCTAAGACTGCTTTATCGAATTCATTATTGGAGATTGTTGATGCAAACCTTGAGCAAAAGATCAGTAAAATCTGACAGCAAGCTAGGCAGGCTTGATAACCTGTGCTCCAAACATAATGACAATTACCCCAGTCAAACAAATGCCTACACCAATCCAATCAGTGATGGCTGGACGAACTGCATCTATCCCCCACAACCACATCAATGCCACACAAATATAGACACCGCCATACGCTGCATAAACACGTCCTGCAGCCTGAGGATGAAGTGTGAGCAACCAAACAAACAATGCCAAACTGATAACTGCGGGGAAAAGCAGCCAAAGAGGCTTACCTTCTTTCAACCAAAGATAGGGTAAATAACAACCGATTATCTCCGCCAAAGCAGTCACAACAAATAAACCCATTGTTTTTATGATTTCCATTACTACTATCCAAATAAAGGCAATTATTTCTAAAACATAACAAGCGAAAAAGATTGTAACTTGATCTCAAAAATCTTGCCATGAATCAAGAAATCACTATGGTGTCAGACAAAAGTGTATTTATCCGGCAAATAAGCCAGGGCTTAGAAGCTTGTTGTTAAAAGCGCATTGGAAATACTGGGAATTACATTGACAGCAGTCATCGAAGCTAAAATTACTGAAATAATCTCTGAGTAGACTAACCAATCACAACTCGATTCGATCGATTATTCAGATCACGCGGTATACTCTGTATGTCCCAAAAATGAACCGGTAGATTTTAACGTTCAATCACTGAAGGACTTTATTGATAGAGGATCCAGATCGCCGAAAATGTCGTCTGGCATACATGAAAAGACCAAATCGGTTATTTATACCTAATTTCTTGAAAATTGCGGATAAATGATTCCGTAATGTATATTCGCTCATTTGTAAGTGTGCTGCAATTTGTTTATTTTGCTCGCTACCACTGGCTTGAGAGAACACTTTAAGAATTTCGCATTCTTTCCGTGTAAGTGCACTGATCTTTCTAGTATTAATAGAAGGAGAAGCTGTCTTTCTCATATGGAAGTTTTGTAGAAAGGCACGGCTGGTCGTTTCCCGATCAAACCACAGTTCTCCGTCATGAACCTTCTCAATCACTTTAAGTATCGTTTGAATGGATTCCTTCTGATATACGATCCCTCGGGCACCTGAAAGTACTGCTTGTTCGATTACTTCTTGATCGCGTATTCTGCAAAAAATTACGATCTTTGTATCTCCGTTATTGGCAAACTCAGAAATATAATTTACACAATTAATATCACCCAAATAGATATTAAGTATCAAAACATCTGGCCGTTTTTCCTTAATCAGTCGTTTGGCAAGAAAAATATTTTCTGCTGATCCAACAACTTCCATTCTTGGTTTCTGACCATTAATCAGTTTTTCCAATCCCCAAAGCACTATTTGCTGATCATCAACTAACAATACCCGGATTGGGTTGAGAGAAGAAGAAGATTGTTTTGCCGGTCTTAACGACTTGCTGATCCCAGCATCATGTCGATTAAAATCAGACTCAGCATTTTGGCAGTTCCTTTCATTATTACATTCCCGGACTCTATTGCCCAAGACTGAAACTAATGTCATGGTGCGCTGCATGATTGATTGAGTGGTATAGCTTGTAAAATAAACACAAAGTTTGGAGTTTCCGATTGATAGGTTGAGCTGATGACTTACACACAAGCTATCATCATCCAGCTCCATATCGGTCAAAATAAGATCCGGCTTATCAATTTTTACTCTGAACAAGGCTGCTTTATTTGAATTGTAGATGCCGGTGATGTCGTATTCCCACCCTTTAACTATATATTCCAGGTTCCCGCCAGAAATATAATCGTGAATTAGGATTAAAACCCGCGGAACTTCTATTTTGTTATGAGAAATTCTCTCCAATGCCGATTCTGTTTTTTTATTCATTGATCTTTGCCTTTAAAGAGTTTTATGACACTACAACTTTTTCTGTGCAATAAAGACAAACTCGCGTATATAAACGAATAAGTAAAATACCCTTAATAGTTAATACACA encodes:
- a CDS encoding YnfA family protein; the encoded protein is MEIIKTMGLFVVTALAEIIGCYLPYLWLKEGKPLWLLFPAVISLALFVWLLTLHPQAAGRVYAAYGGVYICVALMWLWGIDAVRPAITDWIGVGICLTGVIVIMFGAQVIKPA
- a CDS encoding DNA-binding response regulator produces the protein MNKKTESALERISHNKIEVPRVLILIHDYISGGNLEYIVKGWEYDITGIYNSNKAALFRVKIDKPDLILTDMELDDDSLCVSHQLNLSIGNSKLCVYFTSYTTQSIMQRTMTLVSVLGNRVRECNNERNCQNAESDFNRHDAGISKSLRPAKQSSSSLNPIRVLLVDDQQIVLWGLEKLINGQKPRMEVVGSAENIFLAKRLIKEKRPDVLILNIYLGDINCVNYISEFANNGDTKIVIFCRIRDQEVIEQAVLSGARGIVYQKESIQTILKVIEKVHDGELWFDRETTSRAFLQNFHMRKTASPSINTRKISALTRKECEILKVFSQASGSEQNKQIAAHLQMSEYTLRNHLSAIFKKLGINNRFGLFMYARRHFRRSGSSINKVLQ